A portion of the Canis lupus baileyi chromosome 38, mCanLup2.hap1, whole genome shotgun sequence genome contains these proteins:
- the CCDC185 gene encoding coiled-coil domain-containing protein 185, with the protein MEGLGLGRCSPRSPLRGSPREAGCPDSPRESHSLTHVAARVPARARRPRPPPAPRPQPRGPPQRAPATGDPPPPLPPPAGSLGAQRAQSGDLWAGRAGGAGRWSRASGLRDEPSVAAWGVRPPCACPCACGRAACEPRGSQGSRPGPAAGPRADPPSAQSLQDPLQEAAARPEDQRAAGVLARLQRARRMRELQRQAAPEELQRSGHRVQATLGRQRGRLLQESPESPESQARWPQQEPRGRGPDGQPRGSARSGHPGGAPASEAQPAPRTQGPEPPLQEPPGAVQGPREQDGPQVGEQACPGKLPAPETQARAWETSLSSLVNHQARRVLLDCQAKAEELLRKLSLEQSCPQPLDSQHEPRTGPQRPQRPQEQLRQVQPHAGATEVQTRAHQQLLAQLAELERWPPRSPEHRSARDKGQHNPELSVPQEELRHILRLTAKKEEKGHVEGIMEGIKEAVRRKEQRLEQISRESDAAFQEFQKLSWASRRDQARALATSLLEQRPLKGPHGAGPQRC; encoded by the coding sequence AtggagggcctgggcctgggccgctGCTCCCCGCGCTCGCCCCTGCGGGGGTCCCCTCGGGAAGCGGGGTGCCCCGACTCGCCCCGGGAGAGCCACAGCCTGACCCACGTGGCCGCGAGGGTCCCCGCCCGCGCCAGgaggccccggcccccgcccgcgccccgcccgcagccccggggGCCCCCGCAGCGCGCCCCGGCCACGGGagacccgcccccgcccctgcccccgcccgccGGGAGCCTCGGGGCGCAGCGGGCGCAGAGCGGGGACCTgtgggcggggcgcgcggggggcgcggggcgctggTCCCGGGCCTCGGGGCTCCGGGACGAGCCCTCCGTGGCGGCCTGGGGGGTCCGGCCGCCGTGCGCCTGCCCGTGCGCCTGCGGGAGGGCCGCCTGCGAGCCGCGGGGGTCCCAGGGcagccggcccggcccggccgcgggGCCCCGCGCAGACCCCCCGAGCGCGCAGAGCCTGCAGGACCCGCTGCAAGAGGCCGCGGCGCGGCCCGAGGACCAGAGGGCGGCGGGGGTGCTGGCGCGGCTGCAGAGGGCCCGGCGCATGCGGGAGCTGCAGCGGCAGGCGGCCCCGGAGGAGCTCCAGCGCTCGGGCCACAGGGTGCAGGCGACCCTGGGCCGCCAGCGCGGGCGGCTGCTGCAGGAGAGCCCGGAGAGCCCGGAGAGCCAGGCGCGGTGGCCGCAGCAGGAgccgcggggccgcgggccggACGGCCAGCCCAGGGGCAGCGCCAGGTCCGGACACCCCGGGGGAGCCCCCGCCTCGGAGGCGCAGCCCGCACCCCGGACGCAGGGCCCCGAGCCGCCGCTGCAGGAGCCCCCCGGGGCGGTGCAGGGCCCGCGGGAACAGGACGGGCCGCAGGTCGGGGAGCAGGCCTGTCCGGGGAAGCTGCCGGCACCAGAGACCCAGGCCAGGGCCTGGGAGACCAGCCTCAGCTCGCTGGTCAACCACCAGGCGCGGAGGGTCCTCCTGGACTGCCAGGCCAAGGCCGAGGAGCTGCTGAGGAAGCTGTCCCTGGAGCAGAGCTGCCCGCAGCCCCTCGACAGCCAGCACGAGCCGAGGACCGGGCCACAGAGGCCACAGAGGCCgcaggagcagctcaggcaggTGCAGCCGCACGCAGGGGCCACCGAGGTGCAGACGCGGGCGCACCAGCAGCTGCTGGCCCAGCTGGCCGAGCTGGAGAGGTGGCCGCCCAGGAGTCCGGAGCACAGGAGCGCCAGGGACAAGGGGCAGCACAACCCCGAGctgagcgtcccgcaggaggAGCTCCGTCACATCCTGAGGCTGACAgccaagaaggaggagaagggccACGTGGAGGGCATCATGGAGGGCATCAAGGAGGCCGtcaggaggaaggagcagaggctgGAGCAGATCTCCCGGGAGAGCGACGCCGCCTTCCAGGAGTTCCAGAAGCTGTCCTGGGCCTCGAGGAGGGACCAGGCCCGCGCGCTGGCCACCAGCCTCCTGGAGCAGAGGCCACTCAAGGGCCCGCACGGGGCAGGGCCGCAGAGGTGCTGA